A single region of the Ptychodera flava strain L36383 chromosome 9, AS_Pfla_20210202, whole genome shotgun sequence genome encodes:
- the LOC139139604 gene encoding uncharacterized protein: protein MATSWEDRQEKAWMELKTKISREIKPDEFLKTKTSSIDKRFVAERDLGHIASTLILLEKLEPKKFASLENLLTLIDILEDIGRTDLVLEVIEILEKVRVLIFFESFKTVPDVMAYYDNTHVHVI, encoded by the exons ATGGCGACTAGTTGGGAAGATCGACAAGAAAAAGCATGGATGGAATTGAAGACGAAAATTAGCAGAGAAATTAAACCAG ATGAGTTTCTGAAAACGAAGACATCAAGCATAGATAAACGGTTTGTAGCAGAGAGGGATCTAGGCCATATTGCATCAACACTCATTCTCCTAGAGAAACTTGAACCTAAGAAATTTGCGTCTCTCGAAAATCTGCTTACCCTGATTGACATTCTAGAAGACATCGGAAGAACTGATTTAGTTCTTGAAGTTATTGAAATACTAG AGAAGGTAAGAGtcttgatattttttgaatCGTTTAAAACTGTACCTGATGTAATGGCTTATTACGATAATACCCACGTACATGTCATCTAG
- the LOC139140124 gene encoding uncharacterized protein, whose translation MEQMEKKGDTRRGKIRECQRFRYEFDGYEICEKAWRFIHDISVWSYKSLKAHYKVNGIAPREHGLKGKKAHNAFSFEIIQHVVQFIMEYSNEFGLPMPAVPRGREGTPPVYLPSSITKDRVYSAYVESCEQTQPPLTHVGLTTFKNVWKDCVPHIQTISPKTDVCVKCEEFRNKIMFASSEDDKLLFTSQYNEHVMKAQKRREFYKNCVQKSFEEYESLPQQNKILGIHTPCSQDLFSVHYSFDYAQHFSLPHQSRQVGPLYFLSPMKVFCFGVCNEVCKEQINYLFTEADSIGQDGKKSAGPNNVISILHHHLSDHSLGEKQCSFHADNCGGQNKNKSVLHYMSWRTSTGLHDEIQIHFMEPGHTKCICDACFGKVRQLYRRSDVDTVDQLATLVNKSANINKSHVLQQDSESDHTWQWYQWDTYLSAYLKPLKGIRKYHHFRFNKDNPGKVYVKEVHDEIETEIALVRNCVAWPPPQGSFPEKLECGGLSDARHRQLHDTIQQHVRPPFRADFCTVCM comes from the exons GTGTTTGGAGTTACAAATCTCTGAAAGCCCATTACAAGGTCAATGGCATAGCACCTAGAGAACATGGTTTGAAAGGAAAGAAGGCTCATAATGCTTTTTCATTTGAG ATCATCCAGCACGTTGTGCAGTTCATAATGGAGTACTCAAATGAGTTTGGTTTGCCTATGCCAGCTGTACCACGTGGAAGGGAAGGCACTCCACCAGTCTACTTACCATCCAGTATCACCAAGGACAGAGTTTACTCAGCTTATGTAGAGTCATGTGAGCAGACACAGCCACCTCTGACACATGTCGGACTCACTACTTTCAAGAACGTATGGAAAGACTGTGTTCCTCACATTCAAACCATTTCTCCCAAAACTGATGTTTGTGTGAAATGTGAAGAGTTTCGAAACAAAATTATGTTTGCCTCCTCAGAAGATGataaattattgtttacatcgCAATATAATGAGCATGTCATGAAAGCACAGAAAAGGAGAGAATTTTATAAGAATTGTGTTCAGAAGTCATTTGAAGAGTATGAATCATTACCACAACAAAATAAGATTCTTGGTATTCACACTCCTTGTTCacaagatttgttttctgttcatTATAGTTTTGATTATGCACAACATTTTtcacttccccatcagtcaAGACAAGTTGGTCCTTTGTACTTCCTTAGCCCAATGAAAGTTTTCTGTTTTGGTGTTTGTAATGAAGTTtgtaaagaacaaattaattatCTTTTCACTGAAGCTGATAGCATTGGTCAGGATGGGAAGAAAAGTGCAGGACCCAATAATGTAATTAGCATATTGCATCACCATCTTTCAGATCACAGTTTGGGTGAAAAACAATGTTCCTTTCATGCTGACAACTGTGGgggtcaaaataaaaacaaatctgTTCTGCACTATATGTCATGGAGAACCAGTACTGGTCTGCAtgatgaaattcaaattcatttCATGGAACCTGGGCACACAAAATGTATCTGTGATGCATGCTTTGGTAAAGTTCGTCAATTATATAGACGTAGTGATGTTGATACAGTGGATCAGTTAGCTACTCTTGTCAACAAGAGTGCCAATATTAATAAAAGTCATGTCCTGCAACAAGACTCAGAGTCTGATCACACATGGCAATGGTATCAGTGGGATACATATCTATCTGCATATCTCAAACCACTGAAAGGCATCAGGAAATATCACCATTTTAGGTTTAATAAAGATAATCCAGGTAAAGTTTATGTAAAAGAAGTCCATGATGAAATTGAAACTGAGATAGCATTGGTTAGAAATTGTGTAGCTTGGCCCCCACCACAAGGAAGCTTTCCTGAGAAACTTGAATGTGGAGGTTTGTCAGATGCCCGCCATAGACAACTACATGATACTATTCAACAGCATGTAAGGCCACCTTTTCGGGCTGacttttgtacagtttgtatgtAA